Genomic DNA from Paramisgurnus dabryanus chromosome 11, PD_genome_1.1, whole genome shotgun sequence:
CATAGTAAATATCTATACATATATTTGACTTATCTGAGAACACAATATATGCCTGCAACATATATGAAAATATGTgtccaaacatgtgaaaaaatatttggtttcaTCAATATATGATACCATATATCTACATATATTACCCAGTTAGCACGTACGTCTCATACGAAtacaagcgtgccgcacaagccctgaaaagtaaagccaaaacgtctcgatcgccccccagtgacttgtcccagtataggtcataaaccccgcctcccccatgttattcaatgggacttgagaccaacaaaaaaaaattaattaaacttcaattatcttttttccaaaGCTGGTTTctttcatttactgtagtttttatcacgctgatgtactttcaaatgtttgtttagttagtaatttaataatataaaaactgtggtgtcacgtcatgattgacagctgtattatcgtgtgatatgcgcattctacgagagcgagggcagggttttgatttcgcggcttcacttcctgctcactactgcgcatgactggtcccgaaatcgccactgcgcagactcaagacccaagatgtcagcgccatgtCGGGACCAGGGGGGGCAggatttcatattttattgaagcagCCTTGGGAACCGCCATTAGCTAGCGGACCCCCACCTGCCCTTAGcattccattgactcccattcattttggcgtcactttgacagtgaataactttacatctgaggcgtttaaagactccatttgtgcatcaattatttctaaagaaacacgaaaatgtataaaagactccattaccttgtatcttacgttatggcacagtagaagcagttttagtaaaactatgctaacgattgcgtcataaccacgcgactctctgtcgcacagtagagaaattaccgtatggacaGGAGGAGAAGCGCATGTAGAATATGGCGTACTGgcgttaaactttaaaataaataaatactatgcAAAATGACAAAGTAATTAATCAGAATACTAAATATACTTAATACAAAATGTACTCCTGTTCACGCTCGCCGTTTCTGCAAGATTCGGTGGGTGATTCAGATTTCTCTTAGCACagctattagaagacttacaattgtcagacaggttgctcacgtcaccaagctcagtttgagtctgcgcagtacgctcgaccCCCCGGAAGTGTGAGCTTCTAATTGGCTTCACTTGTCTCCATTGAATCCaatggggtcgctgtgtccatttcttttactgtctatggtcgGGACcgtagactgtaaaaaaagatggacgacgcgacgtcgccttccaccattgtaatgaattgaagccaaaaatgtccgacaacggtcgccgccatgttacgtaaaaacgtcattttggagccaaggcatgcgcagaaggaatcgtccgtggagccagaggcggagctgcggtatcaaacttccgcccaatcGCCCGCCCGACCAATGAACCACGCATAACgtcacgccccgtttctattgcatcaaattacaagctaaaatgaaacttaccatAATAATGAAGACTTGAaaatatatcagcgtgataacaactacttgaaaggaccaaaaccatctttcggaaacttttattggaagtgtaaataatttttttatttagagccgagtcccattcgtttgaatggagagggcggggtttatgacttgtactgcagccagccaccagggggcgatcaaagagccagaggcttcacttttcaaggcttatgaggcacacccggtcGGGACACTGGCGGTGTCGTGAGCAATCCAGTCCCCCCGAGCAATTCTGCCCCCCTAGGACCCCAATTGGTACCTAGCAGTAATGCCTGGTCAAAAACTTGTCATCGCGATATCTTGATGCTAATGGCTAATCGAAGCTGCGTTAGTGGTGTAGCAAgctaggtactttttacaaaatagaagcatacaaaatatttttaaaataaaagcttacaaaaataatataattaatgaaCTAATATTCATGTTGCAAACACGTGAGCAGGACGTAATGACACACGTAATCGCCTAAAAACCCAATTAATTGCCttacacaacaaaaacacatttcaattttATGTTATTGATTACTAAGTTATCTGAACgtgaaacatatttttttaaacctcaggattaaaaaaaatgacattacgTTATTACGGTGAGTGCAACTGGTGTTTGTGTTAAGCTATTTTACCCGATAGCTGTATGCTAAGCTGGTACGTCACGTTaagctaattaaaaaaaatctaagaacGAGATTTGGTAGATCTCACCACCTAGAGCATCAGTTATATACTACTATATTAAACGGATAATTTAAAATAGAccaattgtaattttaacaacaTTCTAACGATATAAATCATCACGAAATTTTGAAGGAATTGTAATAAGGCGCTACAAAGGCTACCCATGAGGAGTTTTTTCAGCCAATGGAATTACGCGGGGTCCTAGGGGGGCAGAATTGCTCGGGGGGACTGGATTGCTCATGacagcggcttcacttttcaccaatggaagagagcgaacaggcgtcgtccatctttttttttacagtctatggttgaATATCACGTCTCGGGAATCACCACTTTGTAAGgggaaaataaaatatatatccatccgtttggcccaacgaCGGTAACCAAACATCATGGCAGAAGGATCGTCGCGCGTTCTGTCTTTTCCGGCGCTTACCAATGACGTTTTAACGTTACGCAACTTCATATCTGACTCCAAAAGATATAAACAGTGTTGTATGTAATTCTGAATCAAATTGATGTAATTTTGGAATTTGGATAAACATTTAATCATTCTATTTACTCATGTTTACATTAAACTCATTCATTCGATTACCAATATCATATCAGCCCACACCGGCCGTTGTGAGGGTTCTGAAACATAAACTCAACCACACCAGAGGTCCTGACTTATATAGCCCTCGAATAATCATCACAATTACCCACAACTTAGTTAGGGTTAAGTAATTAAACTTAACCACACCAGAGGTCCTGACTTATATAGCCCTCGAATAATCATCACAATTACCCAACTTAGTTAGGGTTAAATAATTAGTCTATCCATGTAACCAGAGGAAATAGTTGAAGCAACTGCCCCATGCTATTTTTCAATGCAAATTGAAGATATTTCCCACCTTAAAACATGTTtgaataaaataacattaaaattatttaGTAACCTCCAAACATTTGAAGAGTTTAGTAACATTGCATAAGGTGGCATAAGATCTGGCATCACAAACGTGCAGCGTTAAAGGATGCTCCATAAAAGAATGCTGGACAAAGCAATAAACACACAGATAGCTGTGGATGCCAAGTAATCCATGAACTTTCCAACAAATACATCAAGTCGAACCACATCATCCAAGATTTCTTTATCTTATATCTGGCTAAAATCCGAGCCGTCCAGCAGAACTCTTTTAGCTTCCTGAATGACTCTGTCGGCCTGAACCCAACTGAGACAGACTAGATGCTCTCGAGCCGACGGTTGAAAACACTTTCCCCTCAGATCCATTTGATCTGTAGGATTTAAAGCCTTTGGATTGAGTGCTGGCACTGCTGAGTGAACTCCCTGAGCGAGAGACTCCGCTGGCTCTTTGCTCGAGAGCTTCAAACGCGAGTGGCTCCTGCAGGACGAGAGAGGCGCGGCTCACGCTGGCTGGAATTAAAGGCAATTCCTGTAGTGGTTGGCTCTGGGAAACATCTACATTGTTAGATGGAGTACCTGATACAGGGACACCCATCATCTGTATGGAGTAATTACAGCAATTATAATCAAACAACATCAATATAAAATACTACTGTATGTCTACTTACTGCTACATTCTCCCTCCTCTCCTCATTTGCCTGGTCACCGTGACCTATGGGCCTTCTCTCTGTTGAGGAAAGCTGAGGATTCCCTAGTATCCCAAAGTCGGATTGGTCAATCCCAGCCATAGATGCAAATTGGCCCAGCCTACAGtataattaaaggaatattgcactttcattaaaaaacaaaaaacatttggataatttattcacccccaagtcatccaagatgtttttatctttctttagtcaaaaagaaataaagtttCTGGATATTTCTCCATATGGTTTTTGAATTGAATCAGTAATTGTAAATGTTTGATAGGAGATTAGACAGACCCAGCATCTTTCAGAAGATCTAGGAAAGCGTGGAATTTGTGAAAAGAAGACTCGATGCTTTCCAGCACACGTTCATCATCCAGAACAGAGGTGCTCATATGGGCTTCAGACAGAGAGAGGTTCAGACTGCGCAGACGCTCATTCTCCAGTTCCAGCTATAAACCAGACACATATTCATATCAGGTCACATAATGTGTAAATGATCTATGCACTTTACAAACAGAACGTAACGGGAAACATATACCTCCACCAGACGAGAGTTGGTTTTCAGTCTGGCGTTCCTTTCCTCTCCAAGCCTCAGGCGACAATCCTCTAGCTCCACCTATAGGTGAGGGAGAAAAGTGCATTGTTTTAGCTAAATAATTACACATGGGCTTGAAGTCTTGCACACTTAGTACCGTTATGTATGGGTCTTGTTGTCGTCTTGTGTAGTACCTTGGTCCTAGagaatatttttctttattttaaccAAGCTATACAGTATATATGGTTAAGCACCTCTGATGGCAAAGCATGTCATCTTATAATCCACAAGTAACTACTATAGCACTTTAAAAGTGTAGTTAGTTGTGAGCAAAGGTGGAAATTGTTTGTGGTTGTCACATGGTTTGATATTTTGTTGTCCATCTAATATCTTATCTAAATTTATTAGACCAATGTAAGGTTTGTGTCAAAGCTGCCCTAAACcaaagtccctttagggaaGACGTACAACTAGACGACTTGCAATTTTGGTCCCTATGAAAGAATATAACGTTGGGCCATATACAACACCCATGTTACTACTAATAAAAATGATCTTTGGGGGCCAAAATAATTCAAATGCCAAATTATAGTCATTTAATTTTATAACAGTAATACTTCATGTccttaataaaaaagttttacaggggacatatcatgaaaatctgacttttccatgtttaagtgctataattgagtccccagtgcttcaatcaacctagaaaatgtgtgaaagatcaaccaagtaacttagttttggtaaaccattctctgcaagcatgtgaaaaaatagctgattgaaatttggctccctttgtgatgtcagaaggggataataccgccccttaactATCCAACCACcacactgtcatttagtgcagagatcagctcatttgcattttaaaggacacatttttgctcaacacctacaaagtggcaatttgaacatgttataataaattatctatatggtattttgagctaaaacttcacatatgtactctggagacaccaaaaaTGTagttgacatcttaaaaaggtcttgtgaaatgtcccctttaatggttGAATATTACACTTGATTAATTTCTGAGAGGAAAATGAGTTGAAATGCGGATTTAAATGTGGGTATAAAAATGcaaattaaaggaacagtatgtaggattgtggccaaaactggtattgcaataacaaaacttgtggctaaaagtggtactgcaatcacccaactggtggccaatacacaaaatgacaacataaacatcagttgagggctgcaactccactttttaaatgacaatatcctggccacaccactgttgtcagtgatataagtacttgaaatgaaaatgatttcttaatgtctagtgacatatcaaggccattttatgattaattgatataaatttcttacatactgttcctttaagttagACATTCATCTCTCAAAAATGCTAAAATGTCAAAAAGTCCACATTAAAATAAACGTCACAATGCAGGATGATCTTTGATAGACAGGTGCTCtattaaattacatatttattGTGTATCATGCATATATTCATTCAATCATGTGTGAATGACAGACAACAATAACTCAGGGGGTGTGACTATAGTACCTTTAATCGATTGTTTTCGCTTTGTAATCGTCTGAACTGACAGCTTGTGATTGTCTCATGAGGACTCTCCACAGGTACGCTCTCCACATCCTCCGATTCGGACTCCGTCTCCACAGTTACCCGCACAGATGTGGCATTCTGATGAAGATCAGCATCGTAACATCATCATCAACACTCAAACATTATGAATACATCATAAACCAGAACAGTCCCGAAGTGAAAACCCATTTCCTATCCCAACATTGAGTTTTTTAGCATTGATGAACAACCTTTTAAGACCCTGATGTTCGGTAGAAGAGAAGGAAACGGTCTTTACCTGAAAACTCTCTTTTATGTCCTCAGCCTGTGATACACCTCTATATTGAGATTAACAGAGAGCGAGAAACACAGATTTACTTCTCATACGTACTGTGTTCAATTATTACacttacattaatgcattttgccaGCGGAAGGTTttaagcaacttacagtgcaacTTCACGGACCAATACATTTCATCAATTCATGTGTTCATTGCAGGGTTTCTGCAGGTTTCACCAAATCaaatttaaaggtgctctaagcgaattgaagcgtttaagaccataaaacattttttgttacataccggaaacatctcctcactatctgcttgctgcctgtccgctgatcaaactgtaaaaaaacgcgatctctgtagacagcccaggcttcacaaacggcaatatcaacaaatggccaaacctagcagcacaaaacaaaacaaagtattccagccaataaacgacaagaaggatttgggggtgggggttgggcgcgttcatgaaagcacggaagggagggggaggagttagctacgctctgtctgtttgaaaacagttcaaacatcaacaggaagtgacgtcgcacattattcgcttagagcgcctttaagacTTTTAAAGATCATTATGAAtaaaatttaaaggggacatttcccaagactttctttaagatgtcaaatacatttttggtgtccccagagttttttatgtgaagttttacctcaaaatatcCAACATATAATTTACtctaacatgttaaaattgtcacttcgTAGGtgttgagcaaaaatgtgccgtttttgggtgtgtcctttaaaatgcaaattagaTGATCTCTGCActgaatggcagtgctgtggttggatagtgcagattaaggagcagtattatccccttctgacatcacaaggggagccaaatttcaatgagctatttttttacatgcttgcagagaatggtttactaaaactaagttactgggttgatcttttacacattttctaggttgatggaagcactggggacccaattatagcacttaaacatgaaaaaagtaaattttcatgaTACGTCTGCTTTAAGACCTATATAACAAGATAAGTTTTTCACCTTGAGACTTCAGGACGAAGTTTTAAGAAATCCTCAATGATGAAATATATGAatagaaaatatacttttaTTTAACTAAAATCACAAGattgtttaatgttttaacCAATTTATAGAGTTTTCACTAActattattttgataattgagGATGATCAAGTAATCTAATATTTATTTGCAATAAAAAAGTGAGCAAAAGCttttaaagggcccatgtcataggacttttttaagatgtcaaataaatctttggtgtccccagagcacatgtgtgaagttttagctcaaaataccatataaataatttattatagcatgttaaaattgccactttgtaggtgtgtgcaaaaatgtgccgttttgggtgtgtcctctaaaatgcacatgtgcagatcaagtgcaaacactgatcacaatgatggtggtttgttgaaattgaaactcaattgttctgtgaattattttctctctgcactaaatgcagtgctgtggttggattaaggggttggattattataataagagctccttatgacatcataaggagagccaaatttcaacgacctattttttcatgtgcttgtagagaatggtttaccaaaactaagttactgggttgatctttttcaaattttctaggttgatagcatcactagggacccaatcatagcacttaaacatggaaaaagtcagattttcatgtcatggcccctttaaaatgttaataatgatgagacaataataattggttcaaataaagtatcaaAACCAAATAAACACATGGTTTTATTAAACAACAATGCTAAGATATATAAGGGTTGTTTCCCGGACAggatttagattaatccagtaTTATgtcttatttatattaaaacatttaacaagtTTCTTACAAACATACCTCAAAAAAGACATTTTGTATCAATACAAAGatacaaaacaatggcattgaAATGGCAGGAGCATTCAATCAGCATTAGAGGTAGTGTTACATGGACATATGAAAATTAATACCGTTTTTAAATTAGAACAGCGAATTTAAAtcttttaaggccttaaattttgattttgaaatgtttttaagaccCAGCAGAAACCCTGTCATTGGGATTCGAACTCGGCCGCAATCtttgtttaatgattttacCAGTGTCTCTGTGCCTACCTCTGTAAACCGGCACGTGCTGCAGTTCGCCACGGGACGTAAGCCGAAGATCCTGGGCGAGGAGGCTTCCAGCCAGAGTTTAATGACGATCGGCGTGATCCTGCGAGAACGACAGTAATTCTATAACTTTAACTATACCGAATGTCTAATAAAACCAGCTTTTGAGTACAAAATTACCGATTCTATATGTAGCTTTTCCAGTGTTCCTCCTCCTGGTGTGACGTGATTGATCTGGTGAATCTTTAGAAGAAGGCGGTTTGAGCCAAAGATactgaaatgcaataaaaatacacCAAGCCAATGATTTCTTCtgttcttaaaataaaaatatcttcttaaAGAATAAACAGATAAAGTTACTGATTCACTCCTCTATTAAGATATTGATGGTAGCGTTCATACTTGTGAGTCCTGGCCTTTGGTGTTCATTAGAACTTTTTTGATGACGGCCTTCACCAGATTATTATCTatgaaataataagtatgaTAAGAATAGTGTGACAAAGTGCAAAAGTAAGCGTGTGTCAGTGTGTTGGATGAAATACCAATCAGTGGGTTTCTCCTGATGTCTATTACACACAGAGTGCTGTTTGCCTGAAGCATCTGCTCTAAAATTCGAGCTCCGTCATTTGAGATCCCACAGCGCTGAAGGTCCACCGCTAGGCGAGACACATATGTGAAACATGATTGTTTATATGCTTATTAGTTGAGTAAGAAGATATGCATGTGTTTAACATCTCAAACCTTTAACCCACAGGTCCTCTGTAAGCTCTCGGGCAAGTGCCGTCACTCCTCGGTCCCCGATCAAAATGTTGTCATTGAGAGTAACTCTGCGTAGTCCATTCATCGCCTCAAACTCCGCCCTCCTGTAGCGTAAAGTCTCCACCCAGGCCGTGCTATGCCGCTTCATTGCCTGATGCTAAACAAGTGATGAGTCTTATAAATTTAGCCTTAAATGATCTTGTCCTAAAAGAAatctatcaatattttttatttgcctttttttttacctttatgaTGTTTGCCATATGTTCCGCCCCCTGCCATGTAATATTACAGGAAGTGAAATCCACGGACTTGATAGTTGAGGAGTACTTCACACTCTGACAAATGACTGTATGAAAACAACAGCATAAAATTCAAGTGACAGTACTTTTAAGTTTActactaaaaataataattctttATATTTTCAGATATATTTACATAGCCCCATGATCTAAAGTCAGCCTTAGACATAAACAACAGTTTAAAAGTACAATATATTGCAATAATGATTTTATACTTTAGAAAAGTCAAATCAAAGTTTAGGTTGAAGTAGATAACAGAGAGACTGGCAGTGTGGAAGAGGATCGATAGTCAGAAAGACTGAGAAAGATGTTGGTtacaaaatgtatattatatattatctaattatatcatttttattttaaatatacatttaatataGTTTAAATTGATTGAAAAAATTTAAAGCATTATCACGAATCCATTTTTCCTTCAATATTGTGCAAACTTTTAATGTACCAAGACTCAAGTAAACTttctatttacatatatttgatCATGTTTAGCACAATCTGTGCAATCTGTAATTTTATGTTTTCCagcacaaagacactgttttgGACATGATACTGAAATTATTAAACTTACCTTCCAAACCCTCATCTGCGATTGGACAGTGTGCTAAAGAGAGATGCTCCAATGACACACTCTTAGCTAAACCCTAAAAGAAAACATTATTAGGATGTAAACTGGTCATCTTTTTCAAACCTGTACCACTATTATTAAGGTATTTCTAAGGTTTTggtaaatgtacaaaatgttCTGGCATTAGCCAAAATCTGATTTAGGCTACGTTTACACGACAATGatgtagtaaaaaaagtttttcctTCATGGACACAAGCACAAGGACAGTCCTGTATACTCGTGGATGCCTATAGATTAAAtaaaaggtagggtaacacattttgaaaaatgctaacggtagctgcctagcaatgaaatcccgatcccaccctcaagtcaaatcgccatccaaagtcacgcctctttccaaacacatgaacacgcacagatcagacggtcacgtctcatgtctcattcaccagtgagaaaactttgcagtaaaaagtgaataacacttccaaaataaccaacatagacaactggtttacatcagaattagttaaagcacacgttcagttgtgtagacgtagtaactatatcgttacgctaatccgtaaacgaacacaaatttcataagcaacacaatgtttcatcaaagtagaatatctgaatccatctcaatacaaacatatcgcgtacctaccttaccaaaataaacagtgcaatgaccctttcagaccctttgcctcatgtagctgtttgcatctcgcggtaaagcagtaaagttaccaatGTTCATTtgagtttttgctcttgctgatccaggcagtttttgctgttgttgttataaaagatgcctttagttttgttgctcctgtgtaggttgtcaattcagcagaaaagtttgctgttctcgctgtttacagacaggaggtgagcgcacgtgaacgcgtcgatgacgtatggtgtctgcgtggactcgctgcgcggtgggaattcaaattacgcttacgacataaaaggaaacgtccgttcggaccgaaatctatgatttgttgaacattttttggtcctacgcctttcacagatgacataaatttttacaaatacatttaaacaacttaacacagtgattgctatcaggatgtgaggaaacttttaaccagcataactaaaaatgtttcaggatcaaatctgttaccccaCCTTTAACACAGGTGCATAATGTCACAGTTACAGATTTGCATTTTCATAGTTTATAGAGAAAAGCCAAGTAGGATGAAAAATGACttaactataaataaataaataaatacagatataAATAAGAAAATTAAATGCAGAAATAGATAAATGTAGATATATAcagataaatgaataaataaatatattttttgtcaaaagcatcaacttttaattgtattattttatacCATTTGTGTTAAACTACTTTAATTCcacatttctacatttatttatttacactttatatatttatttatctctgcatttaattatttatgcattatgtgtttattcatttatttacttctatatttatttatttatccatTTGTTTACCTCAAGTCATTTTTGTCCTCCATAGCCAATGTGCCCTTTTCAGAAACTTGCACTTtgaaagttcacatttttagGACACCCAAAACGTGTAAACAAGCAGCCAAACCACATAAAAACCTTACCAGTTTTGGATGCAAATGTTGTCATGTAAAAGACCCCTTAATTAACTTTTTGTAAGAAGAAACTAAATTCATGAATCATagtaaaaatacaataaacatgCTCACATAATTGAAAATACTGAAAATGAAACAGACATTAACGATTTCCCCGCaagcgtttttttaaaaattgccagccagcagcagcagcagcagcatttttttatgatttaaacAAGTTTaaagccttccagaaaatgctcttctttgaatatttaaacattcaatatattaaaggaaagaacagaccctctgtttaaaaaaaacacacttcatcctatcttcttttgttttctttttatcacctctcaaatataggTACGTTTCTTCAATTTTGAGCAACAAGCTAAGATACCGGTAATTGCGTTTTTGTGAAAGACTTTTGATAGAAATCCGATttagagcgatgatcaaaacttacactgagtttgaactgtttgaccTGAGGGGTTGCTTCCGGTTTTTTTAATAGTTAGGTAAGAGCGGAAACACGGATTGCCTGAAAACtagtcattggcaggaaagcattttcttaaaggattagtccattttcttaaaagaaaaatccagataatttactcaccaccatgtcatccaaaatgttgatgtctttctttgttcagtcgagaagaaattatgttttttgaggaaaacattgcaggatttttctcattttaatggactttaatagagcccaacatttaatacttaactcaacacttaacggtttttttcaacggagtttcaaaggactctaaatgatcccaaacgaggcataagggtcttatctagtgaaacgattgtcatttttgacaataaaaataacaaatatacacttttaaagcacaacttctcgtcatgtagatccggtccTGATGcccagctgaccccacgcaatacgtcatgacgtcaagaggtcacagaggacgaacgcgaaactccgccccagtgtttacaaacgtcttgaaagaggaccgttcctacgttgttgtatgtcaactgatactaattaatgtctttgtggcagtttattgtttaaaatggtccgcaaatgtgcgttttatatatgtaacacctGACCTCTCTACTTCACTACGcgtttacgttaggtcgcgctggactggaccttagacgaaaagttgtggtttaaaagtacatattttttatttttcttgtcaaaaatgacaatcgtattgctagataagacccttatgcctcgtttgggatcgtttatagacctttgaaactccgttgaaaaaaactgttaagtgttgagttaagtattaaatgttgggctctattaaagtccattaaaatgagaaaaatcctgcaatgttttcctcaaaaaacataatttcttctcgactgaacaaagaaagacatcaacattctggatgacatggtggtgagtaaattatctggatttttcttttaagaaaatggaatattcctttaacttgtCAATTGTGGGGAAAGTGTTAAAAAAGTTTCAGTAAGCATTACATACAGAGTTATGGAgac
This window encodes:
- the cep78 gene encoding centrosomal protein of 78 kDa isoform X1; this translates as MMLESAHIRRRGAQDFEGYYDHICASQGSAPVRAVKTGLSRGMLDFYADHICLADWTPILSALAINKHLQHISIKSCHLTSLGAQSSYRTHIKKKTPAVHSKTMTLQLCKAVQKCLSESSSLKTLQLHALPFRERDLIALTKGLAKSVSLEHLSLAHCPIADEGLEVICQSVKYSSTIKSVDFTSCNITWQGAEHMANIIKHQAMKRHSTAWVETLRYRRAEFEAMNGLRRVTLNDNILIGDRGVTALARELTEDLWVKAVDLQRCGISNDGARILEQMLQANSTLCVIDIRRNPLIGISSNTLTHAYFCTLSHYSYHTYYFIDNNLVKAVIKKVLMNTKGQDSQYLWLKPPSSKDSPDQSRHTRRRNTGKATYRIGSRRSSLNSGWKPPRPGSSAYVPWRTAARAGLQRGVSQAEDIKESFQNATSVRVTVETESESEDVESVPVESPHETITSCQFRRLQSENNRLKVELEDCRLRLGEERNARLKTNSRLVELELENERLRSLNLSLSEAHMSTSVLDDERVLESIESSFHKFHAFLDLLKDAGLGQFASMAGIDQSDFGILGNPQLSSTERRPIGHGDQANEERRENVAMMGVPVSGTPSNNVDVSQSQPLQELPLIPASVSRASLVLQEPLAFEALEQRASGVSRSGSSLSSASTQSKGFKSYRSNGSEGKVFSTVGSRASSLSQLGSGRQSHSGS
- the cep78 gene encoding centrosomal protein of 78 kDa isoform X2, with product MMLESAHIRRRGAQDFEGYYDHICASQGSAPVRAVKTGLSRGMLDFYADHICLADWTPILSALAINKHLQHISIKSCHLTSLGAQSSYRTHIKKKTPAVHSKTMTLQLCKAVQKCLSESSSLKTLQLHALPFRERDLIALTKGLAKSVSLEHLSLAHCPIADEGLEVICQSVKYSSTIKSVDFTSCNITWQGAEHMANIIKHQAMKRHSTAWVETLRYRRAEFEAMNGLRRVTLNDNILIGDRGVTALARELTEDLWVKAVDLQRCGISNDGARILEQMLQANSTLCVIDIRRNPLIDNNLVKAVIKKVLMNTKGQDSQYLWLKPPSSKDSPDQSRHTRRRNTGKATYRIGSRRSSLNSGWKPPRPGSSAYVPWRTAARAGLQRGVSQAEDIKESFQNATSVRVTVETESESEDVESVPVESPHETITSCQFRRLQSENNRLKVELEDCRLRLGEERNARLKTNSRLVELELENERLRSLNLSLSEAHMSTSVLDDERVLESIESSFHKFHAFLDLLKDAGLGQFASMAGIDQSDFGILGNPQLSSTERRPIGHGDQANEERRENVAMMGVPVSGTPSNNVDVSQSQPLQELPLIPASVSRASLVLQEPLAFEALEQRASGVSRSGSSLSSASTQSKGFKSYRSNGSEGKVFSTVGSRASSLSQLGSGRQSHSGS